One Rhodothermus bifroesti DNA window includes the following coding sequences:
- a CDS encoding CRTAC1 family protein — MATGIVLVGTLSGGLVVWRMTETEEAPYRPGERVEGVEARLVRTLPADYPRITFVEVTHLAGIDFRHFSGQRTSQIPEDMGSGAAWGDYDRDGWEDLYVVNTIGPLTMTRDEGRKAGTCNRLFRNNGDGTFTDVTKTARVGFCGWGMGATWGDYDNDGWPDLIVTAFGELVLYHNNGDGTFTEVTQRAGLSGFEGFWTGASWGDYDNDGDLDLYITGYVRYVPMENDPTALGFDIENPPGINPSSFEPERNLLFRNNGDGTFTEVASRAGVANPMGKSLSAAWVDLDQDGWLDLYVANDVSDNAFFRNRGDGTFEDLSYPALVADYRSSMGIAVGDWDGDGDLELFLTHWVAQENAFYTNLIREEGKLLFRDEADRYGLGQISLDYVGWGTFFFDYNNDGRPDLFVTNGSTLQQRDRPQLLVPQKDLLFWNRGADGFYDVSAVSGSYFDSLFVGRGAAFADYDRDGDLDLFVVNHGTRGVLLRNEGGSQQSWLQVALESRSCNRMALGAWVRVVVGNSAQVQQIGAQSSYLSQNSYVAHFGLGEAAVVDTVEVIWPCNGKRQRLEHVPARQRILIVESPAL, encoded by the coding sequence ATGGCCACAGGCATCGTCCTAGTAGGAACCCTTAGTGGCGGCCTGGTGGTCTGGCGCATGACCGAGACCGAAGAAGCTCCCTATCGACCTGGGGAGCGTGTCGAGGGCGTTGAAGCTCGACTGGTGCGCACGCTGCCTGCCGACTATCCGCGGATTACCTTTGTAGAGGTAACCCATCTGGCAGGTATTGACTTTCGGCACTTTTCAGGGCAGCGCACAAGTCAAATCCCGGAAGACATGGGCTCTGGAGCTGCTTGGGGTGATTATGACCGAGACGGGTGGGAAGACCTCTACGTAGTCAATACGATTGGGCCACTCACCATGACTCGTGATGAAGGGCGCAAAGCAGGCACGTGCAACCGGCTGTTTCGTAACAATGGCGATGGTACATTTACAGACGTAACCAAAACGGCTCGTGTTGGATTCTGCGGTTGGGGAATGGGAGCCACCTGGGGAGACTACGACAACGACGGCTGGCCCGATTTGATTGTCACGGCTTTTGGCGAACTGGTACTCTACCACAACAACGGCGATGGCACGTTCACTGAAGTAACCCAGAGGGCTGGTTTGAGCGGATTTGAAGGCTTTTGGACGGGAGCTTCCTGGGGAGATTACGATAACGACGGAGACCTTGACCTCTACATCACGGGCTACGTCCGTTACGTTCCCATGGAAAACGATCCCACAGCCCTGGGCTTTGACATCGAGAATCCACCCGGAATTAATCCTAGCTCCTTCGAGCCCGAGCGCAACCTACTTTTTCGCAACAATGGCGACGGCACGTTTACGGAAGTGGCCAGCCGTGCCGGTGTGGCCAACCCCATGGGCAAAAGTCTTAGTGCTGCCTGGGTAGACCTAGACCAGGACGGCTGGCTCGATCTCTATGTAGCCAACGACGTGTCGGACAATGCGTTCTTTCGTAACCGAGGAGATGGTACCTTTGAAGACCTGAGTTATCCCGCCCTGGTGGCCGACTATCGCAGCTCAATGGGGATTGCCGTAGGCGATTGGGATGGCGACGGTGATCTCGAACTGTTTCTCACCCATTGGGTCGCACAGGAGAATGCTTTTTATACCAACCTAATACGCGAAGAAGGAAAACTGCTGTTTCGGGATGAGGCGGATCGTTACGGGTTGGGGCAAATCTCGCTAGACTATGTAGGATGGGGGACTTTCTTTTTCGACTATAACAACGACGGCCGCCCCGACTTATTTGTCACCAATGGCAGTACCCTGCAGCAACGCGACCGGCCACAGCTCCTGGTCCCCCAAAAAGATTTACTTTTCTGGAATCGGGGTGCAGATGGCTTCTACGACGTCTCGGCCGTCAGTGGCAGCTATTTCGACTCGTTGTTTGTAGGTCGTGGAGCTGCGTTTGCCGACTACGATCGGGATGGCGACCTTGACCTTTTTGTGGTCAATCATGGCACTCGGGGCGTGCTTCTGCGGAATGAAGGCGGTAGCCAGCAAAGCTGGCTTCAGGTAGCACTGGAAAGCCGCTCTTGCAATCGCATGGCGCTTGGTGCTTGGGTGCGCGTTGTGGTAGGCAATAGCGCGCAGGTGCAGCAGATTGGAGCGCAGAGTTCTTACCTATCCCAAAATTCATATGTGGCGCATTTTGGTCTGGGAGAGGCCGCTGTAGTGGATACGGTGGAGGTGATCTGGCCCTGTAATGGAAAGCGTCAGCGCCTTGAGCACGTTCCAGCGCGTCAACGTATCCTCATCGTTGAATCCCCTGCATTATGA
- a CDS encoding tetratricopeptide repeat protein, whose protein sequence is MKACFPIGWSLGVVVWLLSSACSSQVDSTASADTTAAERARIVRFWTLYREATQRRLQGELEAALALYQQALALDSLHENTLYHLGNTYLELGRLEDAYQVWQRMTKAHPQSERAYMQIGRLHLCYPQSPLFNLKAAQVAFEQALAINKETTGPLLRLGEVALLERRFQEAEVLLDKVLAANFRSVPAYVFKAYLVWQRGEQTLATKLLEQARPYAKPRVPVEQLQLEEGNTRTGRALVAEEVTACPLLDFDETALADTTRPLNAVAFLRELDGRLSSFWKASRPLP, encoded by the coding sequence ATGAAGGCATGCTTCCCAATAGGATGGAGCCTCGGCGTTGTTGTATGGTTGCTCAGTAGTGCTTGTAGCTCTCAGGTTGATTCTACAGCTTCGGCGGATACAACGGCTGCTGAGCGCGCTCGCATTGTGCGTTTTTGGACGCTTTACCGAGAGGCTACGCAGAGACGCTTACAGGGGGAGCTAGAGGCAGCTTTGGCGCTTTACCAGCAAGCTTTAGCACTCGATAGCCTGCATGAAAACACCCTCTACCATCTAGGCAACACCTACTTGGAATTAGGACGTCTAGAAGATGCCTATCAGGTTTGGCAGCGCATGACTAAGGCGCACCCGCAAAGCGAGCGAGCCTATATGCAAATTGGGCGTTTGCATCTCTGTTATCCCCAAAGTCCGCTATTTAACCTTAAGGCCGCCCAGGTAGCCTTCGAACAGGCGCTAGCCATTAACAAAGAAACCACCGGACCCTTGTTGCGTCTAGGCGAAGTAGCTCTGCTGGAAAGGCGTTTCCAAGAAGCTGAGGTGCTGTTAGATAAGGTGCTTGCTGCCAACTTTCGCAGTGTGCCGGCTTATGTATTCAAAGCCTACCTGGTTTGGCAGCGAGGGGAACAAACGTTGGCAACCAAACTGCTTGAGCAAGCACGCCCTTATGCGAAGCCGCGGGTACCTGTGGAGCAGCTGCAGCTGGAGGAAGGCAATACACGTACAGGTCGGGCACTGGTAGCTGAGGAAGTAACTGCTTGTCCGCTTTTAGATTTCGACGAAACTGCTTTGGCCGACACAACACGTCCACTCAACGCAGTCGCTTTCTTACGGGAACTTGATGGGCGGCTTTCCAGCTTTTGGAAAGCAAGCCGGCCATTACCCTAA
- a CDS encoding carboxymuconolactone decarboxylase family protein: protein MPHINLPELPGIRALLTAFPQTGRPLIELAEALLRGPSPLTPAERELIAAYVSSRNRCFFCTQSHAAAARHLYGEQRDLVDRVLHNASLTGLSPKMQALLQIAAKVQASGQHVSEADIAQARAAGATDQDIHDTVLIAAAFCMYNRYVDGLATWAPQDPKSYEDMGAELAQRGYASRYKSQSLT, encoded by the coding sequence ATGCCCCACATCAATCTACCCGAATTGCCTGGCATCCGGGCACTCTTGACAGCCTTTCCCCAAACAGGTCGCCCACTGATTGAACTCGCTGAGGCACTTCTGCGGGGTCCCTCTCCCCTTACCCCTGCCGAACGGGAACTCATTGCGGCCTACGTCTCTTCCCGCAATCGGTGCTTTTTCTGCACGCAATCACATGCTGCTGCCGCACGCCACCTCTACGGCGAGCAAAGAGACCTGGTTGACCGCGTGCTCCACAACGCCTCGCTTACAGGGCTTAGCCCTAAGATGCAAGCCCTACTCCAGATTGCTGCTAAAGTCCAAGCTAGCGGACAACACGTAAGTGAAGCCGACATTGCGCAAGCCCGAGCTGCTGGAGCTACCGACCAAGATATTCACGACACGGTGCTTATTGCTGCCGCGTTTTGCATGTACAACCGCTATGTGGACGGCTTAGCAACTTGGGCTCCTCAGGATCCAAAGTCCTATGAAGACATGGGGGCTGAGCTGGCCCAGCGAGGCTATGCGAGCCGCTACAAATCGCAATCCCTTACTTAG
- a CDS encoding CRTAC1 family protein, which translates to MVSLLQRIGPLALLVSLIAATLLLKHGTSSSSSTIEIDTTAARQRYGFYFKEVAKAIGIDFVHTVPTFDRRLAHIMPQIASIGASVSVVDFDRDGWYDLYLTNSGEGSQNALYRNLGNGRFEDVAALVGLADVNRPGTGVSVGAVWGDYNNDGYEDLFLYKWGRPELFRNEQGRTFTRVTEEAGLPAWANIGAATWLDFDNDGYLDLFFGGFYPEQLNLWELPHTAIMPESFEYAQNGGRKFLLRNRGDGTFEDVSYLLGPDTHRWMLAVAAVDVQGTGYPDLIIANDYGVDELYLNDKGTGFRAAGAASGIGFIPKSGMGVAVGDIFNDGRLALYISNIFEDGILLQGNSCWVPRTSTPTPTPQYVNLARTLNIEQGGWSYGAQFGDLNNDGYLDLFLTNGYISAHPSESYWYDFSKIVGAHKAIIQDARNWPAMRGRSLAGYQPKRVWLNDGSGRFWDVAQEVGVRETYDGRGVALVDLWNRGVLDVVVAHQNGPVLVYRNMADPLHQAWIAFELEGRLSNRSAFGAVVTVYWNGQQQRQPVMASSGFAAQNMRRLHFGLGQATQVDSVVVRWPSGHTQTLVAPALRTIHRLHEALDGV; encoded by the coding sequence ATGGTGTCGTTGCTGCAGCGAATAGGGCCTTTGGCGTTGCTGGTAAGTCTTATTGCAGCTACCTTGCTTTTGAAGCATGGCACATCATCGTCTTCTTCAACCATAGAGATCGATACAACGGCCGCTCGGCAACGCTACGGGTTTTATTTCAAAGAGGTGGCTAAAGCAATAGGGATCGACTTCGTCCATACGGTGCCTACTTTTGACCGCCGCTTAGCGCACATCATGCCTCAGATTGCATCGATTGGGGCTTCGGTCTCGGTAGTGGATTTTGATCGCGATGGCTGGTACGACCTTTACCTAACCAACAGCGGAGAGGGCAGCCAGAATGCCCTTTACCGCAATTTAGGCAACGGTCGCTTTGAAGATGTTGCAGCTCTGGTAGGACTAGCGGATGTTAACCGTCCGGGTACCGGCGTTTCGGTAGGTGCTGTTTGGGGCGACTACAACAACGATGGTTACGAAGACCTTTTCCTGTACAAGTGGGGCCGTCCGGAGCTGTTCCGCAATGAACAAGGACGCACTTTTACACGGGTAACCGAAGAAGCTGGCCTGCCTGCTTGGGCTAATATTGGAGCAGCCACTTGGCTAGACTTCGACAACGATGGGTATCTTGATCTTTTCTTTGGGGGTTTTTATCCAGAACAGCTAAACCTTTGGGAGCTGCCGCACACAGCCATTATGCCAGAAAGCTTCGAGTATGCGCAAAATGGCGGCCGCAAGTTCCTCCTACGTAACCGAGGTGACGGTACCTTTGAAGACGTCTCATACCTGTTAGGTCCAGATACGCACCGCTGGATGCTGGCCGTAGCGGCTGTAGATGTTCAAGGAACGGGATACCCTGATTTGATCATTGCCAACGACTACGGGGTCGACGAGCTGTACCTTAACGATAAGGGCACAGGCTTTCGGGCAGCTGGCGCAGCCAGTGGAATCGGCTTTATCCCTAAAAGCGGGATGGGTGTTGCGGTGGGCGACATTTTTAACGATGGCCGCCTGGCGTTGTACATTTCCAACATTTTTGAAGATGGCATTTTGCTCCAAGGAAACAGCTGCTGGGTACCGCGTACCTCTACTCCGACCCCTACCCCCCAGTATGTTAACCTAGCCCGTACACTCAACATTGAACAAGGCGGCTGGAGCTACGGTGCGCAGTTTGGGGACCTAAACAACGATGGCTATCTCGATCTTTTTTTGACAAACGGGTACATTTCTGCTCACCCCAGCGAAAGTTACTGGTACGACTTTTCTAAAATCGTAGGTGCACATAAAGCCATTATCCAGGATGCACGCAACTGGCCCGCTATGCGTGGACGTAGCCTAGCAGGCTACCAGCCCAAGCGGGTGTGGCTCAACGATGGAAGCGGACGCTTTTGGGATGTGGCCCAAGAGGTGGGCGTACGCGAAACATACGACGGTCGCGGTGTAGCCTTAGTGGACTTGTGGAATCGCGGCGTGCTAGATGTCGTTGTGGCGCACCAGAACGGCCCGGTTCTCGTCTATCGTAATATGGCTGACCCGCTACACCAAGCCTGGATTGCGTTCGAGTTGGAAGGACGCCTCAGCAACCGCAGTGCCTTTGGAGCGGTGGTCACGGTTTACTGGAATGGACAGCAGCAACGACAACCTGTAATGGCCAGTAGCGGCTTTGCTGCCCAAAACATGCGCCGGCTTCATTTTGGTTTAGGCCAGGCTACCCAGGTCGATAGCGTTGTGGTACGCTGGCCCTCTGGGCACACCCAAACCCTGGTGGCTCCTGCCCTGCGCACCATACATCGCTTACATGAAGCGCTAGATGGTGTATAA
- a CDS encoding multiheme c-type cytochrome yields the protein MQLEHPRVREWQHRLLWCVGGLLLFETLSGLAIYLLPFSVPSQFIVLLHTVGGLVFTLPYLWYQVRHWWIYRRIPWNHLVVLGYAGMVAVVVAIVSGLVLTVQALWGTRIHYGWSRVHLWSTFALIATVVPHVVWIMVRDHRARKREVLQPVLVAQHRFSVVITLLTAVLFGMVVAAAYVYRAPARYVELPEDYSYLYGPDRPFAPSLARTVNNKAIPAHVLGGSASCGRSGCHEQIYEEWEPSAHRYAAMDPLFRRIQHVMGTQNGAESTRYCGGCHDPISLFSGTKNLFQDDLTNPVGFREGVSCVVCHAIQEVDVRGNADYVIHAPQPYLFERDTSGIGVLISNFLIRSYPKHHVTSLSRRMFKSPEFCGACHKQFVDEEINNVGWVQLQNQYDNWRQSRWNHPGDPTKTIECRECHMPLMDSFDPARGDALDYNRAANDGKHRSHRFLGANQFIPSHLELPGGKKHVQLIEKWLRGEIEIPEIADKWRSGPVIPVQILAPKQVRPGQQLTLEVALLNNKAGHDFPTGPLDIIQSWIELRVTDDRGKEVFASGRLDDRNFIEPGSFAFKAEPVDRYGNLIDRHNLWEMVGVRYKRALFPGYADRARYTFTVPHEARQLHVKARLCYRKVNQFLLNFLFPETTLTAPITELSVDSMLIAVAP from the coding sequence ATGCAGCTCGAGCATCCCCGCGTTCGCGAGTGGCAGCATCGTCTGCTTTGGTGTGTAGGGGGATTGTTGCTGTTTGAGACGCTTAGCGGACTGGCCATTTATCTTTTGCCTTTTAGCGTACCCAGTCAGTTTATCGTGCTGTTGCACACGGTGGGGGGACTGGTGTTTACGCTGCCTTATCTCTGGTATCAAGTCCGGCACTGGTGGATTTACCGGCGCATACCGTGGAATCATCTGGTGGTGTTGGGTTATGCGGGCATGGTGGCTGTGGTGGTGGCTATTGTTTCGGGGTTGGTGTTAACCGTGCAGGCGCTTTGGGGCACGCGCATTCATTACGGTTGGAGTCGGGTGCACCTGTGGTCTACGTTCGCGTTGATTGCCACGGTGGTACCGCATGTGGTGTGGATCATGGTGCGCGACCACCGGGCCCGCAAGCGCGAGGTACTTCAGCCTGTACTGGTGGCCCAGCATCGGTTTTCTGTTGTGATCACCCTGCTGACGGCTGTCCTATTTGGGATGGTAGTGGCGGCAGCATATGTCTACCGCGCGCCGGCACGGTACGTGGAGTTGCCTGAGGATTACAGCTATCTCTATGGTCCTGATCGGCCTTTTGCCCCCAGTTTAGCCCGTACGGTAAATAACAAGGCTATTCCAGCTCACGTCCTGGGGGGATCGGCTTCCTGTGGACGATCGGGGTGCCATGAGCAAATCTACGAGGAGTGGGAGCCGAGCGCGCATCGGTATGCAGCTATGGATCCGCTCTTTCGACGCATTCAGCATGTGATGGGAACGCAAAACGGAGCCGAGTCCACGCGTTACTGTGGCGGCTGCCATGACCCGATTTCGTTGTTTAGCGGTACGAAAAACCTATTTCAGGACGACCTGACCAATCCGGTCGGCTTCCGGGAGGGCGTTTCTTGCGTTGTTTGCCATGCTATTCAGGAAGTCGATGTGCGGGGTAACGCCGATTACGTCATCCATGCCCCGCAGCCTTACCTGTTTGAGCGCGATACCAGCGGTATCGGTGTGCTGATCAGCAACTTTTTAATTCGTTCCTATCCTAAGCATCACGTTACCAGTCTAAGTCGACGGATGTTCAAAAGCCCCGAATTTTGCGGTGCTTGCCATAAGCAGTTTGTCGACGAAGAAATCAACAATGTCGGCTGGGTGCAGCTGCAAAACCAGTATGACAACTGGCGTCAGAGCCGCTGGAACCATCCAGGCGATCCTACCAAGACGATCGAATGTCGCGAATGCCACATGCCGCTCATGGATTCGTTTGATCCAGCTCGCGGGGATGCATTAGACTACAACCGTGCTGCTAACGACGGCAAGCACCGCAGTCATCGTTTCCTGGGGGCCAACCAGTTTATTCCTTCCCATCTGGAGCTGCCTGGCGGGAAGAAGCACGTGCAACTTATTGAAAAGTGGCTCAGGGGGGAAATTGAGATCCCTGAAATCGCAGACAAGTGGCGTAGTGGACCAGTAATTCCTGTGCAAATCTTGGCACCTAAGCAGGTCCGCCCAGGGCAGCAGCTTACGCTTGAGGTAGCGCTGCTAAACAACAAGGCGGGCCATGATTTCCCTACCGGTCCGCTCGATATCATTCAGTCGTGGATTGAGCTGCGCGTGACCGATGACCGCGGAAAAGAGGTGTTTGCCAGTGGGCGACTGGATGATCGCAACTTTATTGAGCCGGGGTCCTTTGCCTTTAAGGCAGAACCCGTGGATCGCTACGGGAATCTGATCGATCGCCATAACCTCTGGGAGATGGTCGGGGTGCGCTACAAACGGGCTTTGTTTCCGGGCTATGCCGACCGAGCACGCTATACGTTCACCGTGCCGCACGAGGCCCGTCAGTTGCACGTGAAAGCCCGGCTTTGCTACCGCAAGGTGAATCAATTCCTGCTCAACTTTCTGTTTCCGGAAACTACGCTTACAGCTCCTATAACAGAGCTCTCGGTCGATTCCATGCTTATTGCTGTAGCACCCTAA
- a CDS encoding thiamine pyrophosphate-binding protein — translation MLKKSGAWLIRYALEQLPVPFTFGIPGVHVTELYDELGQSKRVQPVLVTHEGGGAFMADAVSRVAPDRIGALAIVPAAGAALAMGGLGEAYLAGVPLLVISGGVRTDVPYRFQLHEIDQARLVGAVVKKFWRVTQHADLVPTIFEAYRTAVSGVPGPVFIEVPVNLQLFRGEVPALPVFTPPPPPEAPDDALIEEAARVLAAAKRPGLFVGWGAVDATAALIELAERLGAPVATTLQGLSAFPGHHPLHAGMGFSRAAVPAAERAFRSCDALLAVGTRFAEIPTGSFGIEVPAALVHIDLDPGVLGANYPACVAIAGDSRVVLPRLVEALRALGVDHRERCQTVAQQLKADKQAYREAWYRHESGHRVNPVHFFDALRAVLPEEAIVTVDDGNHTYLTAELFEVRHPRTLLVPTDFNCMGYAVPAAIGARLACPDRPVVAIVGDGAFLMTGLELLTARRMNVGVACFVFQDGELSQIAQGQEIPYNRKTCTVLGEVRLEGIAQAVGARYVRLSGDTATLQRSMQEMLSWIAGGDVVVAEVPIDYSRRTRFTQGVVQTVLERFPKGDRLRFVGRALWRRLRG, via the coding sequence ATGCTCAAAAAAAGTGGGGCCTGGCTTATCCGTTATGCCTTAGAGCAATTGCCGGTACCGTTTACTTTCGGTATTCCTGGTGTGCACGTGACTGAACTCTACGATGAGCTAGGCCAAAGCAAACGGGTGCAACCCGTGCTGGTCACGCACGAGGGGGGTGGGGCTTTCATGGCCGATGCTGTTAGCCGGGTAGCCCCTGACCGCATCGGTGCGTTGGCCATTGTCCCAGCTGCTGGCGCAGCTTTGGCAATGGGTGGGCTGGGCGAAGCCTACCTAGCTGGTGTGCCGCTGCTGGTCATCTCAGGGGGAGTTCGGACAGACGTGCCCTATCGTTTCCAGCTCCACGAAATCGACCAAGCACGGCTTGTCGGTGCTGTTGTAAAAAAATTTTGGCGCGTAACGCAGCATGCCGATTTGGTGCCGACGATTTTTGAAGCCTATCGGACAGCTGTTTCTGGGGTGCCTGGTCCTGTGTTCATTGAAGTGCCGGTTAATCTCCAGCTTTTCCGTGGGGAAGTGCCGGCGTTGCCTGTTTTTACACCACCCCCGCCACCCGAAGCGCCCGACGATGCGCTCATTGAAGAAGCAGCACGTGTGTTGGCAGCCGCCAAACGCCCAGGCCTTTTTGTCGGATGGGGCGCTGTGGATGCCACTGCAGCGTTGATAGAACTTGCCGAACGCCTAGGGGCTCCGGTAGCTACAACGCTCCAAGGGCTAAGCGCTTTTCCTGGCCATCATCCCCTGCATGCCGGTATGGGGTTTTCTCGGGCAGCTGTGCCGGCTGCTGAGCGGGCGTTTCGCAGCTGTGACGCCTTACTGGCTGTGGGAACGCGCTTTGCGGAGATTCCTACGGGTAGTTTTGGCATTGAAGTGCCTGCGGCACTGGTGCATATTGATCTGGATCCTGGTGTGCTCGGGGCAAACTATCCAGCCTGTGTGGCCATTGCGGGTGACAGCCGCGTGGTGCTTCCTCGGTTGGTAGAAGCCCTGCGTGCACTGGGTGTGGATCATCGCGAGCGCTGCCAAACCGTGGCCCAGCAACTTAAAGCCGATAAGCAGGCCTATCGCGAAGCCTGGTACCGCCACGAGAGCGGCCATCGCGTCAACCCCGTACACTTTTTCGACGCGTTGCGTGCTGTGCTGCCTGAAGAAGCCATTGTGACCGTTGACGACGGTAATCATACATATCTGACGGCGGAACTGTTTGAAGTGCGGCATCCGCGGACGCTGCTCGTCCCGACCGATTTCAACTGCATGGGCTATGCAGTGCCGGCAGCCATTGGTGCGCGCTTGGCCTGTCCGGATCGACCTGTAGTAGCCATTGTAGGCGACGGTGCTTTTTTGATGACTGGACTGGAGCTGCTTACCGCACGCCGCATGAATGTCGGCGTTGCTTGTTTTGTCTTTCAGGATGGTGAGCTCAGCCAGATTGCCCAAGGACAGGAAATCCCATACAACCGGAAGACCTGCACAGTACTTGGTGAGGTTCGGCTCGAAGGCATTGCGCAGGCTGTAGGGGCGCGCTATGTGCGGCTTTCGGGAGATACGGCCACTTTACAGCGGTCCATGCAGGAAATGCTGTCTTGGATTGCCGGAGGCGATGTGGTGGTGGCGGAGGTACCTATCGACTACAGCCGACGCACGCGTTTTACGCAGGGTGTGGTCCAAACTGTGCTTGAACGCTTCCCCAAAGGAGATCGTCTGCGCTTTGTGGGACGCGCACTCTGGCGCCGGTTACGAGGATAA
- the glnA gene encoding type I glutamate--ammonia ligase → MAPPLIAEMPVETRQEAIQQVFTLIEREEIRMVDIRFVDFLGQQQHFSVPADQFEPEHFDEGVGFDGSSIRGWKSIHESDMLVIPDPTTAFVDPFYQHKTVVLIGEIHEPGTLEPFQRCPRGIARRAEQYLKQSGIADVAYFGPEAEFFVFDHASFDEGPNHAFYKIDSEEGAWNRGRHDSLGYKPTTKGGYFPVPPTDSLQNLRAEMVLHMAAIGIPVECQHHEVASGGQCEIDFRFQPLLKCADTLMNYKYIVKNTAWKYGKTVTFMPKPIFGDNGSGMHTHMSLWKDEQPLFYGDKYAGLSQEALWFIGGILHHAPALIAFTNPTTNSFRRLVPGFEAPVNLVYSARNRSAAIRIPVYSNSPKAKRIEARFPDPSCNPYLAFSALLLAGLDGIRKQIDPGQPVDKDIYHLSAEELAALPQAPKSLEEALEALEKDHDFLLEGGVFTEDVIQAWIQYKYDNEVQQLRMRPHPYEFSMYFDV, encoded by the coding sequence ATGGCGCCCCCATTAATTGCCGAGATGCCGGTAGAAACCCGGCAGGAAGCCATTCAGCAGGTGTTCACGCTGATCGAGCGTGAGGAAATTCGCATGGTAGACATCCGATTTGTGGACTTTCTTGGTCAGCAGCAGCATTTTTCCGTACCTGCTGACCAGTTTGAGCCCGAGCATTTCGACGAAGGCGTCGGCTTTGACGGGTCTTCAATTCGCGGCTGGAAGAGCATTCACGAATCGGATATGCTGGTCATTCCGGATCCTACAACTGCCTTTGTGGATCCATTCTACCAGCACAAAACGGTTGTGCTCATTGGAGAAATCCATGAGCCAGGCACGCTGGAACCCTTTCAGCGCTGCCCACGCGGAATTGCCCGTCGGGCCGAGCAGTATCTAAAGCAGTCGGGCATTGCTGACGTTGCCTATTTTGGCCCCGAAGCAGAATTCTTCGTGTTTGACCATGCTTCTTTTGATGAAGGCCCCAACCATGCCTTCTACAAGATCGACTCTGAAGAAGGCGCCTGGAACCGTGGCCGGCACGACAGCCTGGGCTACAAACCAACCACCAAAGGGGGCTACTTCCCTGTACCGCCTACCGACTCGCTGCAAAATCTCCGAGCCGAGATGGTATTGCACATGGCCGCCATTGGCATCCCTGTAGAATGCCAGCACCATGAGGTAGCCTCTGGAGGTCAGTGCGAGATCGACTTCCGCTTCCAACCACTGCTTAAGTGTGCCGACACGTTGATGAACTATAAGTACATTGTCAAAAACACGGCTTGGAAGTACGGCAAGACGGTCACGTTCATGCCCAAGCCGATTTTTGGGGACAACGGCTCAGGCATGCACACGCACATGTCGCTCTGGAAAGACGAGCAGCCGCTATTCTACGGCGACAAGTATGCCGGCCTCAGCCAAGAGGCGCTGTGGTTCATCGGGGGCATTTTGCACCATGCTCCAGCGCTTATTGCCTTCACCAATCCCACAACGAATTCTTTCCGTCGCTTGGTACCAGGCTTTGAGGCTCCGGTCAATCTGGTCTACTCTGCCCGTAACCGAAGCGCGGCAATCCGCATCCCGGTTTATTCCAACAGCCCCAAAGCCAAGCGTATCGAAGCGCGCTTTCCGGATCCTTCCTGCAATCCGTACCTGGCCTTCTCAGCACTGCTACTGGCCGGACTAGATGGCATCCGCAAGCAGATTGACCCAGGCCAGCCGGTTGACAAAGACATTTATCACCTGTCGGCCGAGGAGCTGGCTGCATTACCGCAAGCACCCAAATCGCTTGAAGAGGCACTGGAAGCCCTAGAGAAGGACCACGACTTTCTGCTAGAGGGCGGGGTGTTTACAGAAGATGTGATTCAGGCCTGGATTCAGTACAAGTACGATAACGAGGTACAGCAACTCCGGATGCGGCCGCATCCGTACGAGTTCTCCATGTACTTCGACGTGTGA